In Nocardia sp. NBC_00403, one DNA window encodes the following:
- a CDS encoding ABC transporter permease, whose amino-acid sequence MNGQARKDLLASTSAELLRLRKWPAFWIILGTWILLNLTFSYLFNYLAYSSGESSRMSNGQPKEVLLQQMLPAAVPEVFTQGMAMFGGALMLILGALSIGSGYGWGTWKTAFTQGPSRITSLGGAVVSLAFVVVALVCVAFAADIGVASIIALSQSQSLALPGFGPAANGIITGTAILGMWTLAGALIGAIARGPALAVGLGLVWVLVVENLLRGVAGIFEPIKVITDHLPGTAAGSMAGAMRTVQGPATPGVLDTLSRTESLIALAGYMAVFVAGTLLLVHRRDMV is encoded by the coding sequence ATGAATGGGCAGGCAAGGAAGGATCTGCTGGCGAGCACCAGCGCTGAGCTGCTCCGGCTGCGGAAGTGGCCTGCATTCTGGATCATTCTCGGCACCTGGATTCTCTTGAATCTTACGTTCTCGTACCTGTTCAACTACCTCGCCTACAGCTCGGGCGAATCGTCGCGTATGTCGAACGGGCAGCCCAAAGAGGTACTGCTGCAGCAAATGTTGCCCGCGGCCGTCCCGGAAGTCTTCACGCAGGGCATGGCCATGTTCGGCGGCGCGTTGATGCTCATCCTCGGTGCCCTGAGCATCGGCAGCGGATATGGGTGGGGCACCTGGAAGACAGCGTTCACCCAGGGGCCGTCGCGGATCACCTCGCTCGGCGGTGCGGTGGTGAGTCTGGCATTCGTGGTTGTGGCGCTGGTCTGCGTCGCTTTCGCGGCGGATATCGGTGTCGCGTCGATCATCGCGCTCTCGCAGTCACAGTCGCTCGCGCTGCCCGGTTTCGGTCCGGCGGCGAACGGAATCATCACCGGGACAGCAATTCTCGGAATGTGGACGCTGGCAGGTGCGCTGATCGGCGCAATCGCCCGTGGTCCTGCGCTTGCGGTAGGTCTGGGTCTGGTGTGGGTGCTGGTTGTAGAGAATCTGCTGCGCGGTGTCGCCGGAATATTCGAGCCGATCAAGGTGATCACCGATCATCTGCCCGGCACGGCGGCAGGATCGATGGCCGGTGCGATGCGCACGGTGCAGGGCCCGGCGACGCCGGGTGTGCTCGACACTCTGTCGCGAACCGAGTCGTTGATCGCGCTCGCCGGCTATATGGCCGTGTTCGTTGCGGGCACATTGTTATTGGTGCACCGGCGAGACATGGTCTGA